The genomic segment ATCATTGGAATAGCAGTTATCATGATAGATACCTTTTTTCCACCAGAGGAAACGAAAGCTAATTGCGTATGGAAGATAATACTGATAGCTGTATCTATAGTCTGTATGTTTTATTTCGCTAAAAAAGTGAAAACAGTGAATGAAGTGGAAGAAGAGAAAAAGTTTTGGCCGAATTTTTTTATTCAATGGGCAACAAGTTTAGGGTATATAAATATGCCTGTAGCAATGATAGCTATTTTGGTAACATTTGATAAGGGCAAAGCATGGACATTATTTATGATGGGGGTTGCTGTAATTTTGACAGGTTTAACTTTAATAGAAGCACTTGTAAAAACTTCTAAAATTGTAAAAAGGTTGTAAGAGAAAATAAAATTGATTAAAAAATTGTATCACGTTTCCCAGCATCTTCACAATGCCATAGAACAGGTATGTGTAATAAAAGGGAACTGGAGTTTGGCGATGAGATGTATCACATAGAGGAAAAATAGAGCAGATATGAGGAGGACATAGCTGCTTTTACTATAGGGACTAATTGAAGATACAGAATTTAAAAAAGTTCATAATAAAGGTTAGACAGATTTACAGGAAATAGAATCTTTACATATCCTGTAAATCTGTTTTTATATCGGTATAAAATAATTTTGGACTTCCGTTTCTGACAATTTTATTAAGGAGCGTTCAGATACATTTTTCCCACAAATACAATACATATAATGGTCTTCTTGCCAGGTATAAAATAATTTAGATAAATCAGGATTTAAAGAGTTGCATTGGGTTGCAGTACCAGTAAGACCGATTCTAAGCATTTTATAATAGGCTTCTTTTTGCGTCCATATTTTGTAAAATCTAAAAATTCGTTCAACATCTGAGGCATTGTTAATGTATTGAATTTCCGGTTGACTGAAAATGAGATCCATAATATCAAATGGTGGATAAGATATTTTTTCTACATCGGCTCCAACTGGAGAATTAGCTGATATACAACTGATTATAGAACCATTTGAATGAGAAATACTGAAGTCATATTTAGGCTTAGATAAAAATAGCGGCTTGTGATTTTGAGAATATGAAAAGTATAATTCGGTATGCTTCAAACCAGATATAGTGCTTAATCCGATACGAGTAATAAGAGCAGAATAAAGAGAAAGTTTTTTGTCAAGTACATGAAAATATTGGTTTATTTTCTTTCTTCGTTCTTTGGAAACAAATTGCATTAAATCAGAATCTATATTTTTCCATTCGAGTGAAATAGTTGATAAATACAGCACTAGCACGAGTAAATCCTCCCTAAGTATAATAATGAGTAGTTTACCATAGGAACAGAAAAATTTCAAATGCAAAATGAGCATCTTATAAGGATAATGCAAAATGAGCATCTTATAAGGATATTTCTGTGTAATAAAGACAAAAATATGCAAGTAAATCCAAAATCGTCTATAAGAATATAAAATATGCTATGTTAAAAAAAGTATAAAAGATAGCGTAAGAAAAGGGAATATTCTATCTAATAATCTTATTTTTATAACATCATGTAATATGGAGGCAAGGAATGAAAACAGAAGAAGTTGTACACTTATTAGAAAATGTATACAAATATAATATATCAGAGCTTAGTATAAAAAGTGGAGATGAGAAGATTATCATCAAAAATGGCATTGATGAAAGGGCAGTTGATACTGTGGAAACTGTAACTGAAAGAATAGAGGGTGAAAGTAAAAATAGAATTGATGAAGAAAATATTATAAAATCACCCTTGGTGGGGCGTTTTTATGCAGCCCCTGCTGTCGGAAGTGATAATTATGTTAAAGTGGGAGATAAAGTAGAAGAGGGGCAAACACTTGCTATTATCGAAGCAATGAAATTAATGAATGAAATTAAGAGTGAATATAGCGGAACTATTAAAAGCATATTAGTAAAAAATGAAGAACTGGTGGAGTATGGACAGCCCTTATTTGTTTTAGTTTGAAAGGAGTTTTTATGTTTGAAAAAATACTTATTGCTAATAGAGGAGAAATAGCTGTACGAATTATAAAAGTATGTAAAGAGATGGGAATTAAGTCTGTAGCTATATATTCAGAGGCAGATAAAGACGCTTTACATACAAAAATGGCAGATGAGGCGATATGTATAGGACCTGCACCGTCAGGAGATAGTTATCTCAATATGGAAAATATTATTAGTGCAGCTGTAGGAACAGGAGCTCAGGCAATTCACCCAGGTTTTGGATTTTTATCAGAAAATAGTCTTTTTGCGGAAAAGTGCAAAGTATGTAATATTACATTCATTGGTCCAACACCAGAAGTGATTTGTAAAATGGGAAATAAAGTTGAAGCACGTAATATGATGAGAAATGCGGGAGTTCCGATTATATCAGGAAGCAGGACTCCCGTTTTTGATGTGTGTGAAGCAAAAAAAGTGGCATTAGAGCTTGGATTTCCAATTATGATAAAGGCAGCAGCAGGTGGTGGCGGAAAAGGTATGAGGATATCCAATACAGAAGATGATTTTAATGAAAACTTTGTAACAGCCCAGATGGAAGCTAATAGTTCATTTAGAGATGGAACGATGTATTTAGAAAGGTATATAGAAGCGCCAAATCATATAGAATTTCAAATACTTGCAGATAAATATGGAAATGTTATACAGTTGGGAGAAAGAGATTGTTCTATTCAAAGGCATCATCAGAAAATTATTGAAGAAGCTCCTAGCCCAAAACTATCGGTAAAATTAAGAAAAGAAATGGGAAATATAGCGATCAAAGTTGCAAAAATTGTAAACTACGAAGGTGCAGGTACAGTAGAATTCTTGCTTGATAAGTTCGGAAAGTATTATTTTATTGAAATGAATACACGTATTCAAGTAGAACATGGAATTACAGAGATGATATCTAATGTTGACATTGTTAAGGAACAGATAAAAATTGCAGCAGGCTATTCGCTTGAGTTTAAGCAAGAAAATATCTTATTGCAGGGTCATGCTATCGAATGTAGAATTAATGCGGAAAATCCGAAGATGGGTTTTGTCCCATGTCCTGGAAAAATTAATAATGTTTATTTTCCAAGTGGTAATGGTGTTCGCATTGATACTGCATTATTTAATGGTTGTAGTGTTTCACCTTTTTATGATTCTATGCTTGCAAAAATTATAGTGTATGATTCAGAACGAAAAAAGGCTATTAGAAAAATGAAAAATGTTTTAAAAAAAATAAAAATAGACGGAATTATAACTAATTTAGAATTTCAAAATGCTATTCTAAATCACCGCGATTTTGAAGAAGGGAATTTTACAACGGACTTTATTGTAGATAAGTTTAGCTGATAATAAAGAAATAAGAGGAATGACATTATGAATGACAAAGATAATCGAACAGATAGAAATAAAGAAAATATACCAGCAGTACCACCTGGAATGTGGATTAAGTGTACGAAATGTGGAAAATTGATTTATAGAAAAGAGTTAGAAAAAAATAAATTTATTTGTATGAAATGTGGAAAATATTTTAGAATGCCTTCGGAAAATAGAATTTTGGATATTATAGATGAAGGATCATTTGTTGAACTGTTTACAGATGTATTGGATAAAAATCCAATTGATTTTCCAGGATATAGTGAAAAAAAAGAGATAATTAAAAAGGAAACTAATTTAAAGGAAGCTGTTATTACAGGAAAAGCGTCAATAGGGCATATAGAGGTTATGCTTGGTGTATGTGATACAAGATATCTGATGGGAAGTATGGGGTATATTGTAGGCGAGAAAATAACAAAATTATTCGAAAATGCAACCAAAGCCCAGCTACCAGTTATTATGATTAATTGTTCAGGAGGCGCACGTATGCAAGAAGGCATCATATCCTTGATGCAAATGGCAAAGACAGTAGATTCGGTAAAACAACATTCAGATGCGGGGTTATTGTATATATCAGTTTTGACAGATCCGACAACCGGTGGGGTGGCAGCTAGTTTTGCTATGTTAGGTGATGTGATATTGGCTGAACCAAATTCATTAATTGGGTTTGCGGGTCCACGAGTAATTGAACAAACTACAAAACAGAAGTTGCCTGTAGGATTTCAAACCTCAGAATTTTTATATGAACATGGATTCCTTGATATGATTGTTATAAGAAGAGAATTAAAGGAACGTATCTATGAAATTCTTAAAGCTCACCAAAAGCCAAAGGTTATAGAAAGAAAACGTAAAACAATTTCTGTGTGCACTTTTTGTGATTATAAGGACAGTTGGAAAAAAGTACAATTATCAAGAAAAATAGATAGACCGACGACAGTAGACTATATCACCCATGTATTTGAAAGATTTATAGAATTTCATGGAGACGGTGAAACCGGAGAGGATCAAGCAATAATTGGAGGTATAGCCTTTTTAGATAATATTCCAGTTACAGTTATAGGACATCAAAAGGGAAAAACGACAGAAGAAAGAATTATTAGAAATTTCGGAATGGCACACCCTGAAGGATATAGAAAAGCAATTCGTCTTATGAAAGAAGCGGAGAAATTTAGAAGACCAATTATAACATTTATAGATACACCTGGTGCAGCATGTGGAGTTGAGGCTGAAAAAAGAGGAGAAGCATCTGCAATAGCAAAATGTATATATGAAATGTTCAATTTAAAAGTGCCGATTTTGAGTATACTTATAGGCGAAGGTGGGAGTGGAGGAGCTTTAGGTTTAGCTGTTGCAAATGAGGTTTGGGCTATGGAAAATTCTACATATTCAATACTTTCTCCAGAAGGTTTCGCTTCTATTTTATGGAAAAATGAAAAACGTGCAAAAGAGGCAGCAAACCTTATGAAAATGACGGCAAAAGATTTATTAGATTTAGGAGTGATTGAGAAAATATTACCAGAAGGGAATGGAGCATCAGAGTTCAAAGTAATTACAGATTTTCTACAAGTTCAAATTCTTGATTTTATATATAATATGTCCCTTAAAAATGAAGATGAAATAGTGGCTTCAAGAGAAACAAGATTTAGAAGTTTTTAGATAGAGTTGATAAAGACTGAAGCGAAAAAAACTTCAGTCTTTATTGATTATTTTAAGTTGCGATTATGTAAAGAGATAAGTGTATTTTTTACTAGGTCATGTATAAAGCATATTTCTTTAGTTGAACAGTTTTTTAAAAGTAGAGAAATTTCTGTTTCATATACATTTGATGCTTGATTAATGCAGTCACATAATAATTCATCGGCAGATACATCAAGAGCATTTGCAATAGAAATAAAGGTTGTTAAACTTAGTTTGGTACAGCCTGTTTCAATATGCGAAATGTGTGTTGTTCCAACATCTGCTTTTTCTGCTAAAGCTTCTTGGGTAAGATTCTGGGATAGGCGTTTTTCACGAATACGTTTACCTAGGTTTACAAAATTGTTATCTTTCATAATTGCACCTCCATGATTATATGTGTATTGTATGTGCAATCAAAATATTTCTTAATAACCTATATGTGCATATAGACTAAATAATGATAGTTTTAAGATGTTTAGAGAGTGTATGAAATAAAGCACATGGAATATATATTATTTAATCGGATTGCACTAATAAGATATGTAAACTATTTGGTAGAATCGCTAAAATCATGTTCACAGAAAGAAAAAAATAAGGCAGAGGTGATAAATATGCCAAGAATAGCAATTGTAGATGATCAGGAAGAGTATTTAGAAGAAATTTGTAATTTAATAGAGAAGTTTTATTTTAAAAATGGAATTCCATACGTTGTGAATACTTTTTCAAATGCACAGTTGTTACTATACGAAATGGAAGAAAAATTGTATTTTGATATTTATCTATTAGATATTGAAATGCCTGGGATAAACGGACTATCTTTAGCTGAAAAAATACGTTCTATGGATGATGCAGGATATATTGTGTTTATCACGTCACATTTAAAATTTTTAATAAATGGATATGATTATTTTGCATATCAGTTTATCCCTAAAAATAATTTGAAAAAGAAGTTGATATCGACATTAGAATCATTACAAAAAAGGCTGGATATTGAAGGAGAAAAGTTTTATCAAATATGTACTAATCATAGATATGAGAAAATTTTATATAAGGATATCTATTATGTGTATAAAGATGAAAAATATGCGATTTTTGTTACCCAAAACGGAAATATACCTATACGAGAAACCTTGAAGAACATTTATAAAGATTTAGAACAAAAAGAATTTATTTTTATAGATAGAGGATACATTGTTAATGTCGTACACATTATGAGTTTATATAAAAATACTATTTACTTGCGTAATAGTAAAAATCTTAAAATTAGTAGAACATATACTGAAGAGGTAAAAAAGAGAATTCACACTTATTGGAAGGAACACACAACAAATGGAAGAGATATACATACTTAATGTACTCCAATATTTACTAGGATATTTTGAGATTTATATGTGTTTTGAGATACTCCGAAAAGTTTATAAAAAGGAAAATACAAAGATAAAACAATGTTTTGAAATATTGATTTGTATAAGTTTGGCAGTAATAGAAGCTATTAATCGTAGCTTTCGATTATATTCTATTTTATTAATTGCTGTTGTTATAATCGTAATAAGTATAACGTTCTCATTGATTTATAAAATCAAATTACGATATACATTGCTTCATACCTCATTGTATTGTTTGAGTTTAGAATTATTAGATCTATTTATCATATTCACAATGGGAATAGTGTTACATAAAGAGGATTTGGGGATTATTATAGGAAGACAAAACAGTATATCCAGAATATTGGCATTGTTTTTGGGAAGAGCTTTAATGTTTCTAATTTCCTTAGCCATAGTGAGGTATAAAGAACTTATAGATAAAAACCGCATAGGATCACTCGTGTTGATTTTGTTATCGGAAATTATCGGAGTTATATATTTTCAATCAGTGTATGCAGGCGATTCTATTCCTGATTTAGCAAAAGGATATTATATGTATTTCGTTATCATTATTTTAGCGATAATGTTTTTTGCTATATATTCGATTTATCGAAGTGCGTTGGAAGAAAGTAAAATTATTAAATTGAGAAATCGAATGTTGGAACGTAATTATGAAGATCTTAAAGTATATTATAATGATTCTCGAACTTTATTTCATGATTATAGAGCCCATATTACTTTGCTGCAAAAATATTTGGAAGAAAATCAAATAGATAAAGCCTGTTTATATCTCAATAGTATTAATAAACCACTTGCGGAATTGGAAAAGAAAATTTATACAGGAAATGCAGTTATTGATCTGGTAATGAATTATAAATTATCAGAACTAAAAGAAAAGAATATTAAAATAGAATATGATATTATGCCAATCGATTTTGGCAACTACCATTTTGAAGAAAGTGATATATTTGTTATTTTATACAACTTGTTCGATAATGCTATAGAAGCTTGTGAAAATATCTACACAAGAGAAAAATGGATTTATTTATCATTAAGGCTTATTAATAATATGTTTATGCTTTGTATACAAAACAGCTACGAAATCGAGCCTAAATACGAAAATGGAGAACTTTTAACTATAAAAACAGATAAACATTTTCATGGAATTGGTATGAAGAGTGTGAAGAAAATTGTTGAAAAATATGAAGGACAGTTAGAATATGATAATAAGCAAAATATATTTGAAGTTAGCATAACCCTTTTCTGAAGGTCAAAAAATTGTAAGTTAAGACATAATACTGACAAAATCTAAAAATATGGTATTATTTTAATAATCAAAGGAGGAGAAAAAATGAAAACATGTTCAGAAAGAAATGAGCAGCGGATAAATAGTTTACAATTATCAGAAAGTTTGGAAGACGAAATAAAGGAACTTGATGGAAAGAATGTAGAAGCAGGAGATGTTATTTTTACTACAGATACATCTTCATTTCTTACAATAGTTTGCTGCTAAAATATTTTCAAATAAAAGGAGATATTAATATGGAAAATGAATTTACCGGTTTTAATTGTTTTATGGAAGAAAGTAGCGAAGTAGGTAAGGCATATATTGACATGATTTTGCAGCAGGAAAAGGCAAGTGCATTGGATAATAAAACACGTGAATTAGCGTATATTGCAGTGCTTGCAGCTACAGGAATTATGGGTGGTTTGCTTTATCATGTACAATCTGCTAAAAAGTTAGGCGCAAGTCGTGATGAGGTAAAGAGTGCAATACTGGTGGGATTACCGGCTGTCGGATTGACCATTATTGATCCGTTGGAAGCCGCTCTTAAAGCCTTTGACGGAAAATCAGACCAAATCCTTTGATTAAAAAGAAGAAGAGCCTATCACATAGTGATAGCTCTTCTTCTTTTGTTTCTATAGAATTTTAAAAGTTTTAAGATATACGAAAAATTGCCCATCTTGTTTCTGTGAAGGTTATTCAATAAAATGGATCCGGGACAGTAAGAACATATGGTAAGGTTGAGGATTATTCTTAAAATTAAGTAAGTGACAAATGGGGGAAGGTTTGTGGTTTCTTCCTGGAATATTTGTTTTTAAAAGACGTTTGGTAAAGTGGCAATCCAATTTTCAATTGCTTGGACTAATATAAGTTGCTGTTGTAGAACGGCCATACCTGCAGTTGGAATTTCAGGTTTTTGCTCTTTGGAATTAATATTATCTTCTAAATATGCTTTCAGTATTTCAATGTTATTTTTTATATCAGAAAGGCATTTTTTTTGCTTATCAGGAGAAAGATTATTTATATTTACTATTACTGCATTAAAATCCAGAAAGATATGAATTGGTTTAGAAGAAATATCAAGCATTAACTTCTCAAATTCTTTCTCCCCTGTATCTGTTAAAGTATAAATAGCCTTTTCTGGCATTTTTCCTTCTTTAATCGTAGTTCCTTTTATAAGGCCTTTTTCCTCTAATTGAAGAACTTTTTTATATATAGAAGGGGTACTAATTTTTACCCATTTGGATATATTACGATATTCTACAAGTTTTTGAATATCATAAGCGCTTAAAGCTGATGTCTTTAACATACCTAATACAATTAAATCAATGGTTGCCATGCTGACCTCCTATCCTTGACATATACTATATATTATAGTAGTATAGTTGTTGATTTGGTTATAAATTATACTACTATAATTTTACGGTGTCAATACAAATAGAAAATAACAAATGATTTATTGGGTGAATATAAATGAGAGAACGCTATTTATTTGAAAGAAAATATATAAGAAAAGATAATGAGTTAAAAATTCCTTCTAAATGGGAAAAATTAATAGGAGAAGATACAGTTAAGATACTTTGCAAAGAGTATAAAGAGATTTCTTCTTTTTTTTCTGAAAATACTCAATATTATGAACAGGAAGCTCCCTCAAATGTTGAGTATATGGAAATTTTAGAAATGTATTTAGCAGGGAGTTATAAAAGCGAAATCATTATAGAAAATACAATGAAAGATAAATTGTTTTTTACATTTTATATACCATTTTTTAAACTAGCCCGATATTATTCAAGAAAAAAATATGGAGATATTTTAGAAAAATATTTTTCTAAAGGAATTTATGAGGAGTTATATTTGGCCTTAGCTTGCGTGGCAACCAGGGTTTTAGTTAATGAAATACAGTTTCTTGAAAACAAATTGGTAGGAAAGAACGCAAATGAAAAATATTCTACATATGTTAAAATGTATTTAAGTAATGATGAATATATAGAGGAGCTTTTTCAGTTTTACCCTCTGTTATTAAGATGCATTTTAGAGAAAATTTGTAGTGTCGTAGAGTTTTATCATCAATTGATCAGTAGATGGGAAAAAAATGTAATAGAAATAAAAAAATGTATAAATATAGATAATACCGAGATTACAAAAATTAAGAAAGTAGGGGATAATCACAGAAATGGAAAGCATACGGTGAAAATTTTTTTGAAAAACGGAAATGCTGTATTTTATAAACCAAGAAATTTGAGGATATCAAAAATTTATTATGAATGCTTAAATATATTATATGAATATGTAGGATTGTCATGTTTTAAATATAGAATAGCAGATTTTGGAGAGTATGGTTGGGAAGAAGAAATAAAATATCAAAAATGTAAAAATAAAGATGAAGTAAAAAATTATTATATTAGAATGGGGTGTCATATTGCACTGAGTTACATATTAGATATTCAGGATTTCCATTATGAAAACTTGATTTCTCATGGGGAATATCCTGTGTTTATAGATATTGAAGTGCTCTGTGGACATATCACAAAAAATTATATTCCATTGACCGCTAACGAGAAAGCAAAATTATTTGTAGAAAATTCAGTATTAGGAAGTGGGATTTTACCAAGGGGAAATAAGGAGATGGATATATTTTGTGCTTTAAGCGGAAAAGGCGGAATGAAAACTGGGAGAAAAAGATTGCTCCTGATAAATTCCAAAACTTCAGATATGAAATTTGTATACAAAGATGCAAAAACGAAGAAAGGATATAATAGTCCACAGATAAATCATAAAGAATATAGATATAATGGATTTGTAGATGAGATTTGTCTGGGATTTAGGAAAAGCTATGAATATATCTGGAAAAATAATAAGATTTTTGAGGGACGATTTCAAAACTTTAGTTCCAGAATGTTGTATAATCATACTCAAAACTATTCTAAACTTATTCAATTATCATATCACCCTATGTTTATGACAGATGGAGGAGAAAGACAGCTAATCCTTTCAAAAAATTTCTTCTTCCATATACAAATTAATCCAAAAAATGGAAAAGATTTATTTGAATCAGAGCTATATGCTATGCTTAAAGGAGATATTCCTTACTTTAGTTTTTTATCGAATAAAAAAGAATTGTATATGGATAATCATCAAATGATCAAAGAATATTTTACCATTACACCAGAGCAGTATATTAAAATGCGGATTAAATCATTATCTAGCCAGGATTTATATATTCAACAATATTTATTAAATAACGCTATAAAAGGATCAACAGTTCATTTGGAAAATCGAATGGATTATATGCATGATACAAATTTTTCCGTTATTAAAATATGCAAACAGATTGCTGATTATCTTATGAAAATAGGGATAAAGAATAGTTTAAAAACAGATATTAATTGGATTATTTCCTTGACTGGTACCATACATATATCAGATATGTTTTTATATGAAGGAATTGCTGGCATGATAGTTTTTTTTGCAGCATTAAATGAAGTAGCACCAACAAGAGCATATTTTGAAGTACAGAATATTTTATTGAATAAGTTGCTAGAATATACAATGAATAATTCTTCTTCAAAGGCGTATTCAGGTGCATTTTGTGGTGAGGCATCTATTATTTATACATATTTGGTATTATATAAGATAAGCAACGAAGAAAAATATATAAAATATGCAAAAATACATGAAAATAAGTTGTTTGCTAGTTTGGAAAAAGATAGGATGGGAGATTTGCTATATGGTAATGCCGGTGCTGTCATAATATATTTAAATATGTATGAATTAACAATGGATAAAAAATATATTTTGCGTGCTGAGATTGCGGCGAATTATATTTTGAAAAATTTGAAAGAAACGTATAGCATATTTAATAATATTGAAGGTAATAAAATTTCTCGGCTGGATAGGGGGATTGCACATGGAGGTAGCGGATATAGTATTTGTTTTACAAGATTATTTGGAAAGACAAAGAAGAGGAAATATCTAAACATTGCATTGGAGCTATTAAAGTATGATATTATAAAAAATAAAAAAGAGAATCAAAGAAGTAGAAAGATATATTGGTGTCATGGGGCAGCAGGAATAGTATTGGCGCAGCAAGAAATATTAAAATATATTGAAGATGGTTCATATCAGCATATTTTTGAAGATTATCAGACAAAAATTAGCATGATAGAAAATAATTTTAATATAGAACTGGATAGTTTATGCTTATGTCATGGGATTTTAGGAAATATTATGATTATACAACAATTAACAGGAAAAATTCCGTGTGTACCTTGGACAAGCACTCTGAGTAAATTAAATTATTTTATAGAAAAAAATCTGTGGACAAATTTAGAAAATGGTAATCCAGGATTCATGATGGGATTGGCAGGAATTGGATATGCAGTGCTGTATTTAGATGAAAATTCTAAAAAATTTCCTAATATTTTAAAACTAGAACTCTAAAAAACTCTTCAAGAAATTAGAAAATTTCTTGACTACTACTATAAATTATAGTATTATAATAGATGTCGCTATAATTTATAGTATTAGAAAAGGAGTGAAAAAATGAAAGGACATAACAAAAAAATGGAATTATTAGGGAGTGCACCGATTCCAAAAGCGTTATTGGCAATGGGAATTCCAACTATGATAGGAATGATGATCAGCGCAATTTACAATTTGGTAGATGCCTATTTTGTTGGAGGCTTGGGAACGAGCCAAATGGGTGCGATTTCAGTAACGTATCCTTTAAGTCAGGTGATTGTTGGGTTAGGACTATTGTTTGGTAATGGCGCAGGCTCATATATTTCTAGGCTGCTAGGACGTGGGAATAATGATGATGCTAAAAAAGTTGCGAGTACAGCCTTATACAGTGGTCTTTTACTTGGAATTATTTTCATAATTGGCACGTTAGCTTTTCTTGAGCCAATTCTGAAGTTTCTTGGTACAACAGAAAGTATCATGCCATATGCGATTAAATATGCAAGAATTTTTATTGCTGCATCTATTTTTAATATTTTCAATGTGATGATGAATAATATTATAACAAGTGAAGGTGCGGCTAAAATATCTATGTTTGCAATGTTGTCAGGCGCATTATTAAATATGATTTTAGATCCTATTTTTATAAACGTATTAAATATGGGCGTTACAGGAGCTGCTATTGCTTCAGCTATTGGACAGGCTCTTTCAACAGTTGTTTTTCTTTCATATATTCTTATGAAAAAAAGTATTTTTACATTTAAGATTAAAGATTGTTGTTATTCTAAGGAAAATATGAAGGAAATTTTGAAGATAGGAGTACCAACATTGGTATTCCAGTTATTGACAAGTTTATCAATAATTTTAATTAATAATCAGGCCAATGCTTTGAGTGTAACACATACAAAAGAATATGTAGATTCAGTAATTGCCGGAATGGGAGCTGTAACAAGAATAGTTTCTATGGGAAGTTTAATGGTATTTGGATTTATTAAAGGTTTTCAACCGATTGCAGGATACAGTTATGGAGCGAAAAATTTTAAACGTCTAAATGAATCAATTAAAACATCTATTTTGTGGTCAACAGTGTTTTGTGCGCTTTTTGGATTGATATTAATTTTATTCCCTGCAACAATTATTTCTAAATTTACAGCAGGAGATATGGAACTTGTTAGAATAGGGCAGGCTTCACTCAGAGCAAATGGATTTTCTATTATGCTTTTTGGATTTTATACGGTGTATTCTTCTCTATTTCTTGCCTTAGGTAAAGGTTTAGAAGGATTTATTTTGGGAGCTTGTAGACAAGGGATTTGTTTTGTACCAATTATCTTGTTATTGCCGAGTTTGGTAGGAATAAGTGGTATCTTATATGCACAGCCAATTGCAGATCTTATTTCTGCAATTATCACAGTGTTTATGGCCATAAATTTACACAAAAGTTTGGAAAAGGAAAGACTTTCATATATTAAAAATAAAGAATAATGATAGACTATGCCTTATTATTAAAAAATTGAGAATTAATAAAAATTAGCAGGATATAATTTTCCATAGTTATATCCTGCTAATTTTTTGTACAAATAATAAATATGC from the Blautia wexlerae DSM 19850 genome contains:
- a CDS encoding LytR/AlgR family response regulator transcription factor, which produces MPRIAIVDDQEEYLEEICNLIEKFYFKNGIPYVVNTFSNAQLLLYEMEEKLYFDIYLLDIEMPGINGLSLAEKIRSMDDAGYIVFITSHLKFLINGYDYFAYQFIPKNNLKKKLISTLESLQKRLDIEGEKFYQICTNHRYEKILYKDIYYVYKDEKYAIFVTQNGNIPIRETLKNIYKDLEQKEFIFIDRGYIVNVVHIMSLYKNTIYLRNSKNLKISRTYTEEVKKRIHTYWKEHTTNGRDIHT
- a CDS encoding 4'-phosphopantetheinyl transferase family protein, which codes for MLVLYLSTISLEWKNIDSDLMQFVSKERRKKINQYFHVLDKKLSLYSALITRIGLSTISGLKHTELYFSYSQNHKPLFLSKPKYDFSISHSNGSIISCISANSPVGADVEKISYPPFDIMDLIFSQPEIQYINNASDVERIFRFYKIWTQKEAYYKMLRIGLTGTATQCNSLNPDLSKLFYTWQEDHYMYCICGKNVSERSLIKLSETEVQNYFIPI
- a CDS encoding helix-turn-helix domain-containing protein, which produces MKDNNFVNLGKRIREKRLSQNLTQEALAEKADVGTTHISHIETGCTKLSLTTFISIANALDVSADELLCDCINQASNVYETEISLLLKNCSTKEICFIHDLVKNTLISLHNRNLK
- the accC gene encoding acetyl-CoA carboxylase biotin carboxylase subunit produces the protein MFEKILIANRGEIAVRIIKVCKEMGIKSVAIYSEADKDALHTKMADEAICIGPAPSGDSYLNMENIISAAVGTGAQAIHPGFGFLSENSLFAEKCKVCNITFIGPTPEVICKMGNKVEARNMMRNAGVPIISGSRTPVFDVCEAKKVALELGFPIMIKAAAGGGGKGMRISNTEDDFNENFVTAQMEANSSFRDGTMYLERYIEAPNHIEFQILADKYGNVIQLGERDCSIQRHHQKIIEEAPSPKLSVKLRKEMGNIAIKVAKIVNYEGAGTVEFLLDKFGKYYFIEMNTRIQVEHGITEMISNVDIVKEQIKIAAGYSLEFKQENILLQGHAIECRINAENPKMGFVPCPGKINNVYFPSGNGVRIDTALFNGCSVSPFYDSMLAKIIVYDSERKKAIRKMKNVLKKIKIDGIITNLEFQNAILNHRDFEEGNFTTDFIVDKFS
- a CDS encoding acetyl-CoA carboxylase carboxyl transferase subunit, with protein sequence MNDKDNRTDRNKENIPAVPPGMWIKCTKCGKLIYRKELEKNKFICMKCGKYFRMPSENRILDIIDEGSFVELFTDVLDKNPIDFPGYSEKKEIIKKETNLKEAVITGKASIGHIEVMLGVCDTRYLMGSMGYIVGEKITKLFENATKAQLPVIMINCSGGARMQEGIISLMQMAKTVDSVKQHSDAGLLYISVLTDPTTGGVAASFAMLGDVILAEPNSLIGFAGPRVIEQTTKQKLPVGFQTSEFLYEHGFLDMIVIRRELKERIYEILKAHQKPKVIERKRKTISVCTFCDYKDSWKKVQLSRKIDRPTTVDYITHVFERFIEFHGDGETGEDQAIIGGIAFLDNIPVTVIGHQKGKTTEERIIRNFGMAHPEGYRKAIRLMKEAEKFRRPIITFIDTPGAACGVEAEKRGEASAIAKCIYEMFNLKVPILSILIGEGGSGGALGLAVANEVWAMENSTYSILSPEGFASILWKNEKRAKEAANLMKMTAKDLLDLGVIEKILPEGNGASEFKVITDFLQVQILDFIYNMSLKNEDEIVASRETRFRSF
- a CDS encoding acetyl-CoA carboxylase biotin carboxyl carrier protein; this translates as MKTEEVVHLLENVYKYNISELSIKSGDEKIIIKNGIDERAVDTVETVTERIEGESKNRIDEENIIKSPLVGRFYAAPAVGSDNYVKVGDKVEEGQTLAIIEAMKLMNEIKSEYSGTIKSILVKNEELVEYGQPLFVLV